The genomic stretch tggcaagcctttgagggtatggaggaggCCTTGGTGTTGGTGCCTTAGCTTTTGGCACTACTGGTTTCGGTATGTTAACAATGtgctccctagacgggttcacttctTCTTGAGTCTCCTCAACATTGTCttcaatatcaattctcacctcTTTATTTGCTTGCACTTCATTGCTTGGCATCTCATCTTCTTGTACCAATTGTTCCTCATCCataattttcttttgtttggaGGTGGTTGCATCTCCACCTCTTCCACTCCATGTAGTCACGGCCATGGCATGTCCCGTGTTGtttccaccctttgggttcaccaccatatcacttggtagtgaCCCCTTAGGACGAGTGTCCAAAGCTTGCGAGATTTGGCCCAATTGAACTTCCAAATTGCGAATAGAAGTATTGTGAGAGGCTAGTTGAGCATCGGAGTCGTCATTCTTATCTATCATTTGTTTAAACATGTTCTCAATGCGTCTCATCTCATTGTTGGAAGAGCTTGGACCTTGAGAAGGGTAAGGAGGCGGGTTGCTCGGTTGTTGAAACATCAGGGGCTTTTGAAAACCCGAACCCCGGTTGTTGtcgttgttccaccctccttgattattACCTCCCCAATAGCCTTGATTATTGCCACTCCGATTGCCTTGGTTATATTGACCATTCTAATTTCCTTGATTGCTTTGAttgttccaattcccttggttgttttgattgttccaaCTACCTTGATTGCTtgaattccaatttccttgatttccttGTGGTCGCCATAGTTGTTGATTTGGCCTTCAttgttgtttctttgcccttggaagttgttcacatattgtacTTCCTCCTCTTGTTCATTGTATTGTCCATCTTGATCAAATCCACTATCAGCTTGCACATAATGTTCAACACGCTTTTACACTTGAGAACCCTTTTGCCTTCTCTTGCTTACCATTAAATTAAATCCCTCCATTGCATTTACTTGCTTGGGaccttgcacttgttgaagttgagctTTGGCTAGTTGATTCATTGTGGTGGTCAACTCGGCAACTgtttgcccatgatcatgtaattctttA from Nicotiana sylvestris chromosome 12, ASM39365v2, whole genome shotgun sequence encodes the following:
- the LOC138882938 gene encoding uncharacterized protein, giving the protein MFQQPSNPPPYPSQGPSSSNNEMRRIENMFKQMIDKNDDSDAQLASHNTSIRNLEVQLGQISQALDTRPKGSLPSDMVVNPKGGNNTGHAMAVTTWSGRGGDATTSKQKKIMDEEQLVQEDEMPSNEVQANKEVRIDIEDNVEETQEEVNPSREHIVNIPKPVVPKAKAPTPRPPPYPQRLAKQNSENQFKKFIDMMKSLSVNVLLVESLEQMLGYEKFMKDLVTKKRSMNCETTKMTHQVSEIVHSMAPKLEDLGTFTIPCTIGSADFAKDLCDLGASITLMPYSVFKTLELGNQDPHP